In a genomic window of Paraburkholderia phenazinium:
- a CDS encoding branched-chain amino acid ABC transporter substrate-binding protein produces MTHYSSTLRLSRRPLTILVGAALLAFGGRSFAAPSVVLIGHAAPLTGQLAHMGKDSENAARLAIDEINSQHPVIDGRPVMFQLDSQDDAADPRTGTQVAQKLVDDGVVAVVGDINSGVSIPASKIYSGADIVQISQGSTNPTYTLQGYKTTFRVVATDALQGPALANYALDSLHARTIAIVDDSTAYGQGLADEFEKAAKAKGANIVTREATNDKAIDFRAILTKIKGLHPDVIMYGGSDATAGPLAKQAANLGITAKVLGGDGACTDKMIDLAGDAIGNVTCSEAGLALSRMPKGQDFDKRYVARFRTPIDAYAPFTYDAVYVIYSAMKRANSTERTKILAAMPSTQYDGVIGHIAFDPHGDLKDAAITIYQFKDKKKTVMDVIKM; encoded by the coding sequence GTGACTCACTATTCCAGCACGCTTCGCCTGTCGCGTCGTCCCCTCACGATCCTGGTCGGTGCGGCCCTTCTGGCGTTCGGCGGCCGCAGTTTCGCCGCCCCTTCCGTCGTCCTGATCGGACATGCCGCCCCGCTGACCGGACAGCTTGCCCACATGGGAAAGGACAGCGAAAACGCGGCACGGCTGGCGATCGATGAGATTAACAGCCAGCATCCCGTGATTGACGGAAGGCCCGTGATGTTCCAGCTTGACTCGCAGGACGATGCTGCCGATCCGCGTACCGGCACGCAGGTCGCACAGAAGCTTGTCGACGACGGCGTGGTGGCGGTTGTGGGCGACATCAATTCGGGCGTGTCGATTCCTGCCTCGAAGATTTACAGCGGCGCAGACATCGTACAGATTTCGCAGGGCTCGACGAACCCCACGTACACGCTGCAGGGTTACAAGACAACGTTCCGCGTAGTCGCAACTGATGCGCTTCAGGGACCGGCGCTTGCCAACTATGCGCTGGACTCGCTGCACGCCAGGACGATTGCCATTGTTGACGATTCAACGGCCTACGGCCAGGGACTTGCCGATGAATTCGAAAAGGCCGCGAAGGCGAAAGGCGCCAATATCGTCACGCGTGAAGCAACCAACGACAAGGCGATAGACTTTCGCGCAATCCTCACGAAGATCAAGGGCCTGCACCCCGACGTGATCATGTACGGCGGCTCGGATGCAACAGCTGGACCGCTAGCGAAGCAGGCGGCGAACCTCGGGATCACGGCGAAAGTGCTGGGAGGCGATGGTGCATGCACGGACAAGATGATCGATCTGGCTGGCGACGCGATAGGCAACGTTACATGCTCGGAGGCAGGTTTGGCATTGTCGAGAATGCCGAAGGGACAGGACTTCGACAAGCGCTACGTCGCCCGTTTCAGGACCCCGATCGACGCCTACGCGCCATTTACCTACGACGCGGTCTACGTCATCTACTCCGCAATGAAGCGGGCGAATTCGACCGAGCGAACGAAGATCCTTGCCGCGATGCCTTCAACACAGTATGACGGCGTCATCGGTCACATTGCGTTCGATCCGCACGGTGACCTCAAGGATGCAGCCATCACGATCTATCAGTTTAAGGACAAAAAGAAAACGGTGATGGACGTCATCAAGATGTAA
- a CDS encoding TetR/AcrR family transcriptional regulator: MNTSKSGNPSDGRSRILASALQVFATSGFEGSSLRQIAKHAGEMHQLVVYHFKTKDALWREVVRSIFGDSTRELSASHWVEKAATEGPGMVLRDMFHAFATFTARHPEFHRLVAFEGQIESDRFDWLIENYIRPSYEISTQAIRAGQLAGVVRAGNPGQLHYAIIGIINTSIVFANEYSRMTGLDPRAPEEIEKVVSLACDLLGLPTSARQ, translated from the coding sequence ATGAACACTTCCAAATCGGGAAACCCATCCGATGGCCGCTCCCGCATCCTGGCCTCGGCGCTGCAAGTTTTTGCCACGTCGGGCTTCGAGGGATCGAGTCTGCGTCAGATTGCCAAGCATGCTGGCGAAATGCATCAGTTGGTCGTCTACCACTTCAAGACTAAAGACGCGCTGTGGCGCGAGGTCGTCAGGTCGATTTTTGGCGACAGCACGCGGGAATTAAGCGCGTCGCACTGGGTGGAGAAAGCGGCTACAGAGGGACCGGGTATGGTGCTGCGTGACATGTTCCACGCATTCGCGACCTTCACTGCGAGGCATCCCGAATTCCATCGATTGGTCGCGTTTGAAGGTCAGATAGAAAGCGACCGATTCGATTGGTTGATCGAGAATTACATCCGTCCGTCCTACGAGATATCCACGCAGGCCATTCGCGCCGGACAACTGGCGGGCGTAGTACGCGCCGGCAATCCGGGGCAGCTTCACTACGCGATAATTGGCATCATCAACACCAGCATTGTGTTTGCGAACGAGTACAGCCGGATGACTGGCCTGGATCCACGCGCGCCCGAGGAAATCGAGAAGGTCGTTAGTCTTGCGTGCGACCTCTTGGGGCTGCCCACTTCGGCAAGACAGTAG
- a CDS encoding amidase, with amino-acid sequence MKPIRQLHEALADSRLSASELLEQSAATIARDAGRNDSTYTSLDIAGARVAAATSDSLRQRGYVPSSLAGLPVSVKDLFNIKGQRTTAGSRVFSDAAPAVRDALAVARLRDAGAVFVGRTNMSEFAFSGLGLNPHYGTPPNPLDTQWVAGGSSSGAATSVALGHVVCALGTDTGGSLRIPATFCGLTGFKPTARRVPLDGVLPLSTSFDSVGPIARSVDCCALVDAVLSGQVLDTAARPLSGVRFGVTTDYVSDDIDEAIRYAFDRAVGLLRRAGASVEHFAFPELYEMANRYPLAGITAIEAWAWHRKCVDRAPNAYDPRVLKRLKVGEGRSAADYIELLAAREGFIRAARMRLLKFDAWLMPTVAIAPPEIAALEQDDGYFFAVNSKVLRNPSIINFMDGCALSVPCHRPGEPPVGLSICGTALADAAILSIGRSVEVLLSDASASNKASDLFIARQ; translated from the coding sequence ATGAAACCTATTCGCCAACTGCATGAAGCGCTTGCCGATTCGAGGCTTTCCGCAAGCGAATTGCTCGAGCAAAGCGCGGCCACAATCGCCCGCGACGCGGGCAGAAACGATTCCACCTACACAAGTCTCGACATTGCCGGCGCACGCGTGGCGGCGGCAACCAGCGATTCGTTGCGCCAGCGCGGCTATGTGCCGTCGTCATTGGCCGGTTTGCCCGTATCGGTCAAAGATCTGTTCAATATCAAGGGGCAACGTACGACCGCCGGTTCCCGGGTCTTCTCCGACGCCGCGCCGGCCGTCCGCGACGCGCTCGCAGTCGCACGATTACGCGACGCAGGTGCAGTCTTTGTAGGCCGCACCAACATGAGCGAGTTTGCGTTCTCAGGATTGGGGCTCAATCCGCATTACGGAACGCCACCCAACCCGCTCGACACACAGTGGGTGGCAGGGGGATCGAGCTCAGGTGCGGCAACCTCGGTAGCCCTCGGCCACGTCGTCTGTGCGCTGGGTACTGACACCGGCGGGTCGCTACGTATTCCGGCAACATTCTGCGGGTTGACCGGCTTCAAGCCCACGGCCCGCCGCGTCCCTCTGGACGGAGTATTGCCCTTGTCCACCTCATTCGACTCGGTCGGCCCGATCGCTCGAAGCGTCGACTGCTGCGCACTGGTTGATGCTGTGCTGTCGGGGCAGGTACTCGATACGGCCGCACGCCCTTTGTCCGGCGTGCGTTTCGGCGTCACGACTGACTACGTCAGCGACGACATCGACGAAGCGATTCGCTACGCGTTCGATCGCGCGGTCGGTCTGCTGCGCCGCGCCGGCGCATCGGTCGAACACTTCGCATTCCCCGAACTGTATGAAATGGCAAACCGCTATCCGCTTGCCGGAATCACAGCCATCGAGGCATGGGCATGGCATCGCAAGTGTGTCGATCGCGCGCCAAACGCGTACGATCCGCGCGTGCTGAAACGTCTGAAGGTAGGAGAGGGGCGCAGCGCGGCCGACTATATCGAGTTGCTCGCTGCGCGCGAGGGGTTCATTCGGGCAGCGCGGATGCGTCTTCTGAAGTTCGACGCCTGGCTCATGCCAACGGTTGCCATCGCGCCACCGGAAATCGCTGCTCTGGAGCAGGACGACGGTTACTTCTTTGCCGTGAACTCGAAAGTGCTGCGCAACCCGAGCATCATAAACTTCATGGACGGCTGCGCCCTATCCGTGCCATGTCATCGTCCGGGCGAGCCGCCGGTAGGACTGTCGATCTGCGGGACAGCGCTTGCCGACGCCGCGATCCTGTCAATTGGACGCAGCGTCGAGGTGCTGTTGAGCGACGCTTCAGCATCGAACAAAGCATCAGATTTGTTTATTGCTCGCCAATAA